One Rattus rattus isolate New Zealand chromosome 12, Rrattus_CSIRO_v1, whole genome shotgun sequence genomic window carries:
- the Pcdh8 gene encoding protocadherin-8 isoform X1, with translation MSPVKRWGSPCLFPLQLFSLCWVLSVAQSKTVRYSTFEEDAPGTVIGTLAEDLHMKVSGDTSFRLMKQFNSSLLRVREGDGQLTVGDAGLDRERLCGQSPQCVLAFDVVSFSQEQFRLVHVEVEVRDVNDHAPRFPRAQIPVEVSESAPVGTRIPLEVPVDEDVGANGLQSVRLAEPHSPFRVELQTRADGAQCADLVLLQELDRESQASYSLELVAQDGGRPPRSATAALSVRVLDANDHSPAFPQGAVAEVELAEDAPVGSLLLDLDAADPDEGPNGDVVFTFGARTPPEARHLFRLDPRSGRLTLAGQVDYERQDTYELDVRAQDRGPGPRTATCKVIVRIRDVNDNAPDISITPLAAPGAPATSPFAAAAAAAALGGADAASSAGSGTQETGVTSLVPEGAARESLVALVSTSDRDSGANGQVRCALYGHEHFRLQPAYAGSYLVVTAASLDRERIAEYNLTLVAEDRGAPPLRTVRPYTVRVGDENDNAPLFTKPVYEVSVRENNPPGAYLATVAARDPDLGRNGQVTYRLVEAEVGRSGEAVSTYVSVDPATGAIYALRSFDYETLRQLDVRVQASDGGSPQLSSNALVQVRVLDQNDHSPVLVHPAPANGSLEVAVPGRSTKDTAVARIQARDADEGANGELAFDLLQQEPREAFSIGRHTGEIVLTGDLSQEPPGRVFKALLVISDGGRPPLTTTATVSFVVTAGGGSAVPASAGSPEHSRPPGSRLAPSGPSLQWDTPLIVIIVLAGSCTLLLAAIIAIATTCNRRKKEVRKGGALREERPGAAGGGASAPGSPDETARGTGPRPNMFDVLTFPGSGKAPFGSPAADAPPPAVAAAEVPGSEGGSATGESACHFEGQQRLRGAHAEPYGASPGFGKEPAPPVAVWKGHSFNTISGREAEKFSGKDSGKGDSDFNDSDSDISGDALKKDLINHMQSGLWACTAECKILGHSDRCWSPSCAGPNAHPPPHPPAQMSTFCKSTSLPRDPLRRDNYYQAQLPKTVGLQSVYEKVLHRDYDRTVTLLSPPRPGRLPDLQEIGVPLYESPPGGRYVSPKKGTNENV, from the exons ATGAGTCCCGTGAAGCGCTGGGGCAGCCCctgccttttccccttgcagctaTTTAGTCTCTGCTGGGTGCTCTCAGTGGCCCAGAGCAAGACAGTCCGATACAGCACCTTCGAAGAGGATGCCCCTGGCACAGTCATCGGGACCCTTGCAGAGGATCTGCATATGAAAGTGTCTGGAGACACAAGCTTCCGCCTGATGAAGCAATTCAACAGCTCTCTGCTCCGGGTACGCGAGGGGGACGGGCAGCTGACCGTCGGGGATGCAGGCCTGGACCGGGAGCGCCTGTGTGGCCAGTCCCCACAGTGTGTGCTGGCCTTCGATGTTGTCAGCTTCTCGCAGGAACAGTTCCGGCTAGTGCacgtggaggtggaggtgagggaTGTAAACGACCACGCGCCCCGCTTTCCCCGAGCCCAGATCCCGGTGGAGGTCTCAGAGAGTGCTCCGGTAGGCACGCGCATCCCCCTGGAGGTGCCTGTAGATGAGGACGTGGGTGCCAATGGGCTGCAGAGTGTACGCCTGGCCGAGCCTCACAGCCCCTTCCGAGTGGAGCTGCAGACGCGCGCGGACGGTGCCCAGTGTGCCGACCTGGTGCTGCTACAGGAGCTGGACCGCGAGAGCCAGGCCTCCTACAGCCTGGAGCTGGTGGCTCAGGACGGCGGGCGACCGCCGCGTTCCGCCACAGCAGCCCTCAGCGTGCGTGTGCTAGATGCCAATGACCATAGCCCGGCCTTCCCGCAGGGTGCCGTGGCCGAGGTGGAATTGGCCGAGGACGCACCTGTGGGATCGCTGCTGCTCGACCTGGACGCTGCCGATCCCGACGAAGGTCCCAACGGCGACGTTGTGTTCACCTTTGGCGCCCGCACCCCTCCCGAAGCCCGCCACCTTTTCCGGCTCGACCCACGCTCTGGCCGCCTCACCTTGGCTGGGCAGGTGGACTACGAGCGCCAAGATACCTATGAACTGGACGTGCGGGCTCAAGACCGAGGCCCAGGACCCCGGACAGCCACCTGCAAGGTCATCGTGCGCATCCGAGACGTCAACGACAACGCTCCGGATATTTCTATCACCCCTCTGGCCGCCCCCGGGGCTCCAGCCACCTCGCCCTTCGcagccgctgccgctgccgccgcaCTTGGAGGAGCGGACGCAGCCTCGTCGGCTGGGTCTGGAACACAGGAAACCGGCGTCACCTCGTTGGTGCCAGAGGGGGCGGCGCGGGAGAGCCTAGTGGCTCTGGTCAGCACCTCGGACAGGGACTCTGGCGCCAACGGGCAGGTGCGCTGCGCCCTCTACGGGCACGAGCACTTTAGGCTACAGCCGGCCTATGCTGGCAGCTACCTGGTGGTGACCGCCGCATCTCTGGACCGGGAGCGCATCGCGGAGTACAACCTGACGCTGGTGGCCGAAGACCGTGGCGCGCCCCCTCTGCGCACTGTCAGGCCCTACACCGTGCGCGTGGGTGACGAGAACGACAACGCTCCACTCTTCACCAAGCCAGTCTACGAGGTGTCAGTCCGTGAAAACAACCCTCCGGGCGCCTACCTGGCCACAGTGGCCGCCCGCGACCCTGACCTGGGCCGCAACGGTCAGGTCACCTACCGGCTGGTAGAGGCCGAAGTGGGGCGCTCCGGGGAAGCCGTGTCCACTTACGTCTCAGTAGACCCCGCTACCGGGGCCATCTACGCTCTGCGTAGCTTTGACTATGAGACTCTGCGCCAGCTTGACGTGCGTGTCCAGGCCAGCGACGGCGGTTCCCCTCAGCTTTCCAGCAATGCTCTGGTGCAAGTGCGAGTGCTGGACCAGAACGATCACTCTCCGGTCCTCGTGCATCCGGCGCCGGCCAATGGCTCCCTAGAAGTAGCAGTCCCTGGACGTTCCACCAAGGACACAGCTGTGGCACGCATCCAGGCCCGGGATGCAGACGAAGGAGCCAACGGGGAACTGGCCTTCGATCTCCTGCAGCAGGAGCCACGCGAGGCCTTCTCCATAGGCCGCCACACGGGGGAGATCGTGCTCACCGGAGACCTCTCGCAGGAGCCTCCTGGCCGCGTGTTCAAGGCCCTACTGGTCATATCCGACGGCGGCCGCCCCCCTCTCACCACCACGGCAACCGTCAGTTTCGTTGTAACAGCCGGTGGTGGGTCAGCTGTGCCTGCCAGCGCCGGGAGCCCGGAGCACTCCCGGCCACCCGGCTCTCGCCTCGCGCCGTCGGGGCCTTCGCTGCAGTGGGACACGCCGCTGATCGTCATCATCGTGTTAGCCGGGAGCTGCACCCTGCTGCTTGCAGCCATCATCGCCATCGCCACCACCTGCAACCGCCGCAAGAAGGAGGTGCGCAAAGGGGGGGCCCTCCGGGAAGAGCGGCCCGGGGCGGCGGGCGGCGGAGCCTCGGCCCCTGGCTCCCCGGATGAGACCGCCAGGGGAACTGGGCCCAGGCCCAACATGTTCGACGTGCTCACCTTCCCTGGCAGCGGCAAAGCGCCCTTTGGCAGCCCCGCGGCCGACGCGCCCCCGCCCGCGGTCGCCGCGGCCGAAGTGCCGGGCTCGGAGGGCGGCAGCGCCACTGGGGAAAGCGCCTGTCACTTCGAGGGGCAGCAGCGGCTCCGAGGCGCGCACGCCGAG CCCTACGGTGCCTCTCCTGGCTTTGGGAAGGAGCCTGCGCCCCCTGTTGCAGTCTGGAAGGGCCATTCATTCAACACCATCTCAGGCCGAGAAGCTGAGAAGTTCAGTGGGAAAGACAGCGGGAAAGGAGACAGTGATTTCAATGACAGTGACTCGGACATCAGCGGGGACGCCTTGAAAAAAGACCTCATCAACCACATGCAGAGTG GACTGTGGGCATGCACGGCTGAGTGCAAGATCCTAGGCCATTCTGATCGCTGCTGGAGCCCATCCTGTGCCGGACCCAACGCACACCCGCCTCCTCACCCACCAGCCCAGATGTCAACCTTCTGTAAGAGCACGTCCCTGCCTCGGGATCCTCTGCGCAGGGACAATTACTACCAGGCCCAGCTCCCCAAGACAGTGGGGCTGCAGAGCGTCTATGAGAAAGTGCTGCATAGAGACTATGACAGGACAGTCACTTTGCTCTCCCCTCCCCGTCCAGGAAGGCTCCCAGACCTGCAGGAGATTGGAGTACCCCTCTATGAGTCCCCTCCTGGTGGCAGATATGTGTCCCCGAAGAAGGGAACCAATGAAAATGTGTAA
- the Pcdh8 gene encoding protocadherin-8 isoform X2 — protein MSPVKRWGSPCLFPLQLFSLCWVLSVAQSKTVRYSTFEEDAPGTVIGTLAEDLHMKVSGDTSFRLMKQFNSSLLRVREGDGQLTVGDAGLDRERLCGQSPQCVLAFDVVSFSQEQFRLVHVEVEVRDVNDHAPRFPRAQIPVEVSESAPVGTRIPLEVPVDEDVGANGLQSVRLAEPHSPFRVELQTRADGAQCADLVLLQELDRESQASYSLELVAQDGGRPPRSATAALSVRVLDANDHSPAFPQGAVAEVELAEDAPVGSLLLDLDAADPDEGPNGDVVFTFGARTPPEARHLFRLDPRSGRLTLAGQVDYERQDTYELDVRAQDRGPGPRTATCKVIVRIRDVNDNAPDISITPLAAPGAPATSPFAAAAAAAALGGADAASSAGSGTQETGVTSLVPEGAARESLVALVSTSDRDSGANGQVRCALYGHEHFRLQPAYAGSYLVVTAASLDRERIAEYNLTLVAEDRGAPPLRTVRPYTVRVGDENDNAPLFTKPVYEVSVRENNPPGAYLATVAARDPDLGRNGQVTYRLVEAEVGRSGEAVSTYVSVDPATGAIYALRSFDYETLRQLDVRVQASDGGSPQLSSNALVQVRVLDQNDHSPVLVHPAPANGSLEVAVPGRSTKDTAVARIQARDADEGANGELAFDLLQQEPREAFSIGRHTGEIVLTGDLSQEPPGRVFKALLVISDGGRPPLTTTATVSFVVTAGGGSAVPASAGSPEHSRPPGSRLAPSGPSLQWDTPLIVIIVLAGSCTLLLAAIIAIATTCNRRKKEPYGASPGFGKEPAPPVAVWKGHSFNTISGREAEKFSGKDSGKGDSDFNDSDSDISGDALKKDLINHMQSGLWACTAECKILGHSDRCWSPSCAGPNAHPPPHPPAQMSTFCKSTSLPRDPLRRDNYYQAQLPKTVGLQSVYEKVLHRDYDRTVTLLSPPRPGRLPDLQEIGVPLYESPPGGRYVSPKKGTNENV, from the exons ATGAGTCCCGTGAAGCGCTGGGGCAGCCCctgccttttccccttgcagctaTTTAGTCTCTGCTGGGTGCTCTCAGTGGCCCAGAGCAAGACAGTCCGATACAGCACCTTCGAAGAGGATGCCCCTGGCACAGTCATCGGGACCCTTGCAGAGGATCTGCATATGAAAGTGTCTGGAGACACAAGCTTCCGCCTGATGAAGCAATTCAACAGCTCTCTGCTCCGGGTACGCGAGGGGGACGGGCAGCTGACCGTCGGGGATGCAGGCCTGGACCGGGAGCGCCTGTGTGGCCAGTCCCCACAGTGTGTGCTGGCCTTCGATGTTGTCAGCTTCTCGCAGGAACAGTTCCGGCTAGTGCacgtggaggtggaggtgagggaTGTAAACGACCACGCGCCCCGCTTTCCCCGAGCCCAGATCCCGGTGGAGGTCTCAGAGAGTGCTCCGGTAGGCACGCGCATCCCCCTGGAGGTGCCTGTAGATGAGGACGTGGGTGCCAATGGGCTGCAGAGTGTACGCCTGGCCGAGCCTCACAGCCCCTTCCGAGTGGAGCTGCAGACGCGCGCGGACGGTGCCCAGTGTGCCGACCTGGTGCTGCTACAGGAGCTGGACCGCGAGAGCCAGGCCTCCTACAGCCTGGAGCTGGTGGCTCAGGACGGCGGGCGACCGCCGCGTTCCGCCACAGCAGCCCTCAGCGTGCGTGTGCTAGATGCCAATGACCATAGCCCGGCCTTCCCGCAGGGTGCCGTGGCCGAGGTGGAATTGGCCGAGGACGCACCTGTGGGATCGCTGCTGCTCGACCTGGACGCTGCCGATCCCGACGAAGGTCCCAACGGCGACGTTGTGTTCACCTTTGGCGCCCGCACCCCTCCCGAAGCCCGCCACCTTTTCCGGCTCGACCCACGCTCTGGCCGCCTCACCTTGGCTGGGCAGGTGGACTACGAGCGCCAAGATACCTATGAACTGGACGTGCGGGCTCAAGACCGAGGCCCAGGACCCCGGACAGCCACCTGCAAGGTCATCGTGCGCATCCGAGACGTCAACGACAACGCTCCGGATATTTCTATCACCCCTCTGGCCGCCCCCGGGGCTCCAGCCACCTCGCCCTTCGcagccgctgccgctgccgccgcaCTTGGAGGAGCGGACGCAGCCTCGTCGGCTGGGTCTGGAACACAGGAAACCGGCGTCACCTCGTTGGTGCCAGAGGGGGCGGCGCGGGAGAGCCTAGTGGCTCTGGTCAGCACCTCGGACAGGGACTCTGGCGCCAACGGGCAGGTGCGCTGCGCCCTCTACGGGCACGAGCACTTTAGGCTACAGCCGGCCTATGCTGGCAGCTACCTGGTGGTGACCGCCGCATCTCTGGACCGGGAGCGCATCGCGGAGTACAACCTGACGCTGGTGGCCGAAGACCGTGGCGCGCCCCCTCTGCGCACTGTCAGGCCCTACACCGTGCGCGTGGGTGACGAGAACGACAACGCTCCACTCTTCACCAAGCCAGTCTACGAGGTGTCAGTCCGTGAAAACAACCCTCCGGGCGCCTACCTGGCCACAGTGGCCGCCCGCGACCCTGACCTGGGCCGCAACGGTCAGGTCACCTACCGGCTGGTAGAGGCCGAAGTGGGGCGCTCCGGGGAAGCCGTGTCCACTTACGTCTCAGTAGACCCCGCTACCGGGGCCATCTACGCTCTGCGTAGCTTTGACTATGAGACTCTGCGCCAGCTTGACGTGCGTGTCCAGGCCAGCGACGGCGGTTCCCCTCAGCTTTCCAGCAATGCTCTGGTGCAAGTGCGAGTGCTGGACCAGAACGATCACTCTCCGGTCCTCGTGCATCCGGCGCCGGCCAATGGCTCCCTAGAAGTAGCAGTCCCTGGACGTTCCACCAAGGACACAGCTGTGGCACGCATCCAGGCCCGGGATGCAGACGAAGGAGCCAACGGGGAACTGGCCTTCGATCTCCTGCAGCAGGAGCCACGCGAGGCCTTCTCCATAGGCCGCCACACGGGGGAGATCGTGCTCACCGGAGACCTCTCGCAGGAGCCTCCTGGCCGCGTGTTCAAGGCCCTACTGGTCATATCCGACGGCGGCCGCCCCCCTCTCACCACCACGGCAACCGTCAGTTTCGTTGTAACAGCCGGTGGTGGGTCAGCTGTGCCTGCCAGCGCCGGGAGCCCGGAGCACTCCCGGCCACCCGGCTCTCGCCTCGCGCCGTCGGGGCCTTCGCTGCAGTGGGACACGCCGCTGATCGTCATCATCGTGTTAGCCGGGAGCTGCACCCTGCTGCTTGCAGCCATCATCGCCATCGCCACCACCTGCAACCGCCGCAAGAAGGAG CCCTACGGTGCCTCTCCTGGCTTTGGGAAGGAGCCTGCGCCCCCTGTTGCAGTCTGGAAGGGCCATTCATTCAACACCATCTCAGGCCGAGAAGCTGAGAAGTTCAGTGGGAAAGACAGCGGGAAAGGAGACAGTGATTTCAATGACAGTGACTCGGACATCAGCGGGGACGCCTTGAAAAAAGACCTCATCAACCACATGCAGAGTG GACTGTGGGCATGCACGGCTGAGTGCAAGATCCTAGGCCATTCTGATCGCTGCTGGAGCCCATCCTGTGCCGGACCCAACGCACACCCGCCTCCTCACCCACCAGCCCAGATGTCAACCTTCTGTAAGAGCACGTCCCTGCCTCGGGATCCTCTGCGCAGGGACAATTACTACCAGGCCCAGCTCCCCAAGACAGTGGGGCTGCAGAGCGTCTATGAGAAAGTGCTGCATAGAGACTATGACAGGACAGTCACTTTGCTCTCCCCTCCCCGTCCAGGAAGGCTCCCAGACCTGCAGGAGATTGGAGTACCCCTCTATGAGTCCCCTCCTGGTGGCAGATATGTGTCCCCGAAGAAGGGAACCAATGAAAATGTGTAA